From the genome of Lacibacter sp. H407, one region includes:
- the accB gene encoding acetyl-CoA carboxylase biotin carboxyl carrier protein, producing the protein MDFKQIQELIKLVNKSNLSELTIEEKDFKVTIRQKDEIIQQTVISGQFQSAPALAPAPAPAPAIAAAPAAPTTTAAPADDNSKYITIKSPMIGTFYRKPSPDKPLFVEVGSEVTPGKVVCIIEAMKLFNEIESEVKGKIVKILVEDQSPVEYDQPLFLVDPS; encoded by the coding sequence ATGGATTTCAAGCAAATTCAGGAGTTGATAAAATTGGTCAACAAATCGAATCTCAGTGAACTTACAATTGAAGAAAAAGACTTTAAAGTAACCATACGACAAAAAGACGAGATCATACAGCAAACAGTGATCTCTGGTCAGTTTCAATCGGCTCCTGCATTAGCTCCGGCTCCTGCTCCGGCACCTGCTATTGCTGCTGCACCAGCTGCCCCAACAACTACTGCTGCACCTGCTGATGACAACAGCAAATACATCACGATCAAGAGTCCGATGATCGGAACATTTTATCGCAAGCCATCTCCTGATAAACCACTGTTTGTTGAAGTGGGTTCAGAAGTTACACCTGGTAAAGTGGTGTGCATTATTGAAGCGATGAAGCTGTTCAATGAAATTGAAAGCGAAGTAAAAGGTAAGATCGTAAAGATATTGGTGGAAGATCAATCGCCTGTTGAATATGATCAGCCATTATTCCTCGTAGACCCAAGTTAA
- a CDS encoding T9SS type A sorting domain-containing protein — protein sequence MLEWQQYVGGTRWDFAYSLDIDRNNNILIAGQTWSATNYFAGKRRSVDTTSPAYKSVGGVFDTVYRNYDTIVEYDTSFYKRLASQYSQMNDAFVAKFSSSGQLLNIKCFGGSVSDKFIHIHDHPVNGYVAVGYSDSKDMDLPVEGTKGGLWMLHLDTALNIIQNKIIDSSLIGKSFFFTKDKKMYLSDSVRFRELGYDGLVVTDRNTNGVKFDASSYFDLTGYVFKPSENRNVAVYDSILQFVDSIKLPGIRNGYHLIDGTNRNNLYVINNSLNEERYHDIDFEWDIYSNTVLNFSEQYNLVTGNIFIDNNSNGIKDIGEYFINNLKIEAKKGNRLIAAASSMDNGYNIPLDSGQYTIKVSSSLPYYTIAPASVNLQFPAFDKTDTINFALQPIGSKKDLSINLLPLNIARPGFPVQYQLICTNQGTETISNVQVKFVQNPRVSFVSASPVVNTTVGDTLIWNIASMKPFDTSYINLDLRIAAPPAVNNTDTLLFKSFVFPLIADETPEDNQFNLVQQVQGSYDPNDKTETHGGIITPEQLAGDEFLTYLIRFQNTGTDTAFTVMIRDTLTNKLDWSSFEMLSSSHPYQLYMIKPHILEFSFPNILLVDSSKNEPASHGFVAYRIKPKSNLAVGDTVLNRAHIYFDYNLPVITNDELTVLRNTVITSVIDIDRPDNQLLLYPNPSNGLVTIFRKGRLSGNANLQIIDMNGKVVHRSNLGQIATEQFNQTIDISNLPKGFYLISLRVGKDQYTCRFIIQ from the coding sequence GTGCTTGAATGGCAACAATATGTTGGGGGTACAAGATGGGATTTCGCATATAGTTTAGATATTGATCGAAATAATAATATTTTAATTGCAGGACAAACATGGTCTGCTACAAATTATTTTGCAGGTAAACGGCGTTCAGTTGATACAACCTCGCCGGCCTACAAATCAGTAGGCGGGGTTTTTGATACAGTCTATAGAAATTATGATACAATAGTTGAATATGATACTAGTTTTTATAAACGACTAGCCAGTCAGTATTCACAAATGAATGATGCTTTTGTTGCAAAATTTTCTTCCTCGGGTCAATTATTGAACATTAAATGTTTTGGCGGCAGTGTATCTGATAAATTCATACACATACATGATCATCCTGTAAATGGTTATGTGGCAGTTGGCTATTCCGACTCAAAGGATATGGATTTACCAGTTGAAGGAACAAAAGGCGGACTCTGGATGCTGCATTTGGATACAGCCCTGAATATAATTCAAAATAAAATAATTGATTCATCATTAATTGGAAAGAGTTTCTTTTTTACAAAAGATAAAAAAATGTATTTGTCAGATTCAGTAAGGTTTCGTGAGCTTGGTTATGATGGATTAGTGGTTACCGATCGTAATACCAATGGTGTAAAATTTGATGCATCCAGTTATTTTGATCTAACTGGTTATGTTTTTAAGCCCAGTGAAAACAGAAATGTGGCTGTTTATGACAGCATCCTTCAATTTGTTGATTCCATCAAACTTCCAGGAATTAGGAATGGTTACCATCTTATAGATGGCACTAACAGGAATAATTTATATGTAATCAATAATAGCCTGAATGAAGAACGTTATCATGATATAGATTTCGAATGGGATATTTATAGTAATACAGTACTCAATTTTTCTGAACAATACAATCTTGTTACCGGCAATATTTTCATTGACAATAACAGTAACGGCATTAAAGACATAGGAGAATATTTTATCAATAATTTAAAAATAGAAGCTAAAAAGGGCAACAGATTAATAGCGGCTGCTTCGTCTATGGACAACGGTTATAATATTCCGTTGGATTCTGGTCAGTACACAATCAAGGTTTCTTCTTCTCTTCCGTATTATACTATTGCACCCGCCTCAGTTAATCTGCAGTTTCCTGCTTTTGATAAAACGGACACCATCAACTTTGCCCTTCAACCAATAGGTTCTAAAAAAGATCTCTCAATTAATCTTCTTCCTCTAAATATTGCCCGTCCCGGTTTCCCCGTTCAATATCAATTGATCTGCACTAACCAGGGAACTGAAACCATTTCAAATGTGCAGGTGAAATTTGTACAAAACCCGAGAGTTAGTTTTGTCTCTGCATCTCCTGTTGTTAATACAACAGTTGGCGATACATTGATCTGGAATATCGCTTCCATGAAACCGTTTGATACATCGTACATCAATCTGGATTTGCGCATTGCAGCACCACCCGCAGTGAACAATACCGATACGCTTTTATTCAAATCATTTGTCTTTCCTTTAATTGCTGATGAAACACCGGAAGACAATCAATTCAACTTGGTCCAGCAAGTACAAGGTTCGTATGATCCTAACGACAAAACAGAAACACACGGTGGCATTATTACACCTGAGCAATTGGCCGGTGATGAATTTCTAACCTATCTCATCCGTTTTCAAAATACCGGAACCGATACTGCTTTTACTGTAATGATCAGAGATACGTTGACAAACAAACTTGACTGGAGCAGTTTTGAAATGCTTTCATCAAGCCATCCCTATCAGCTGTACATGATCAAGCCGCATATCCTTGAATTTAGTTTTCCGAATATTCTGTTAGTCGATAGTAGTAAGAACGAACCGGCCAGTCATGGTTTTGTTGCATACCGTATTAAGCCAAAATCGAATCTTGCAGTCGGTGATACTGTGCTGAACCGTGCACATATTTATTTTGATTACAACTTGCCGGTCATTACAAATGATGAGTTGACGGTCCTACGCAACACAGTCATTACTTCCGTGATTGACATTGATCGCCCGGATAATCAGTTGTTGCTTTACCCGAATCCCTCAAACGGATTGGTGACTATTTTCAGAAAAGGACGATTGAGCGGCAATGCGAATCTGCAGATCATAGATATGAATGGCAAGGTTGTGCATCGATCCAATTTAGGACAAATTGCAACGGAGCAGTTTAACCAAACAATTGACATCAGTAACTTGCCCAAAGGATTTTATCTGATCAGTCTTCGTGTAGGAAAGGATCAGTACACGTGCAGGTTCATTATTCAGTAA